Proteins co-encoded in one Gossypium arboreum isolate Shixiya-1 chromosome 11, ASM2569848v2, whole genome shotgun sequence genomic window:
- the LOC108474007 gene encoding hypothetical protein At1g04090: MFELLGDKMFGCECFCWHKHTDHQYPLPQPQPFFLPSPIPEWPLGQGFGTGKINLGELEVVKITEFERVWSCSLLRGKAEGVTFYKPVGIPDGFFCLGYYCQPNDQLLRGYVLVARERVASSTEVYCDYDSDTDFPALRKPVNYSLIWSTDCGSGCGFFWLPNPPLGYKAMGILVTDTPDEPDVEEVRCVREDLTESCEIMDTILATDANTFQVWNTRPCRRGMFCKGVSVGTFFCCTYFVSENQELEIACLKNLDPSLHAMPNLDQIHALIKHYGATVFFHPNEDCMPSSVQWFFKNGALLYKDGKVNGEPIDYLGSNLPSGGTNDGAFWIDLPRDDNARKNVRNGNLESAELYVHVKPALGGTFTDIVMWIFCPFNGPANLKIGLMNIQMNKIGQHVGDWEHFTLRISNFTGELWQVYFSQHSGGEWVDAFNLEFIEGNKPIVYSSKHGHASFPHPGIYLQGSDKLGIGIRNDTARSKYFVDSSTRYQIVAAEYLGVVVTEPCWLQYMREWGPTIVYDSRSELDKIISLLPLFVRFSVENIFDLFPTELYGEEGPTGPKEKDNWVGDERS; the protein is encoded by the exons ATGTTTGAGTTGTTGGGAGATAAGATGTTTGGGTGTGAATGTTTTTGTTGGCACAAACATACCGATCATCAATACCCTTTGCCTCAGCCTCAGCCTTTTTTCTTGCCTTCTCCAATTCCAGAATGGCCTCTAG GTCAAGGATTTGGTACTGGAAAAATTAACCTAGGGGAATTAGAAGTGGTTAAAATTACTGAGTTTGAGAGGGTATGGAGCTGCAGTTTGCTGCGAGGTAAAGCGGAAGGTGTCACGTTTTATAAGCCTGTGGGGATTCCGGATGGATTCTTCTGTCTCGGTTATTATTGTCAACCAAATGACCAGCTGTTGAGAGGGTATGTTCTTGTGGCTCGGGAGAGGGTAGCTTCGAGTACAGAAGTTTATTGTGACTATGACTCCGATACAGATTTTCCTGCACTGAGAAAGCCTGTTAACTACTCATTGATTTGGAGTACAGATTGTGGTAGTGGTTGTGGTTTCTTCTGGCTGCCGAACCCTCCCTTGGGATACAAAGCGATGGGAATTTTGGTTACTGACACCCCGGATGAGCCTGATGTGGAAGAAGTTAGATGTGTCAGGGAAGATCTTACCGAGTCTTGTGAAATTATGGACACCATACTTGCTACTGATGCCAACACATTTCAGGTTTGGAACACTAGACCTTGCAGAAGGGGAATGTTCTGCAAAGGCGTTTCGGTTGGGACTTTCTTTTGTTGCACCTACTTTGTTTCTGAAAATCAAGAGTTGGAGATTGCATGCTTGAAGAATCTTGATCCTTCATTACACGCAATGCCAAATTTGGACCAAATTCACGCTCTCATCAAGCACTACGGTGCAACGGTTTTCTTTCATCCCAATGAAGATTGTATGCCATCATCTGTGCAATGGTTTTTCAAAAACGGGGCACTTTTGTACAAAGATGGCAAGGTTAATGGTGAAcctattgattatttgggttctAACTTGCCGAGTGGAGGGACAAATGATGGTGCATTTTGGATAGATTTACCAAGAGATGATAATGCaagaaaaaatgttagaaatgggAACTTGGAAAGTGCAGAGCTCTATGTTCATGTAAAACCAGCATTGGGTGGAACATTTACTGATATTGTCATGTGGATATTTTGTCCCTTCAACGGACCGGCTAATCTTAAGATCGGGTTAATGAATATACAAATGAACAAAATCGGGCAACATGTAGGTGACTGGGAACACTTCACTCTTCGGATAAGCAACTTCACTGGCGAACTATGGCAAGTATACTTCTCACAGCATAGTGGTGGTGAGTGGGTTGATGCTTTCAACTTGGAATTTATTGAAGGTAATAAGCCAATCGTTTACTCATCCAAACACGGGCATGCTAGTTTTCCACATCCCGGGATTTACCTTCAGGGGTCAGATAAACTCGGAATTGGAATTAGAAACGATACTGCTCGAAGCAAATATTTTGTAGATTCAAGCACTAGGTATCAGATTGTTGCAGCTGAGTATCTTGGAGTAGTAGTTACAGAACCGTGTTGgttgcagtacatgagagaatGGGGTCCAACCATAGTATATGATTCAAGGTCTGAACTGGATAAGATAATTAGCCTCCTCCCATTGTTTGTTCGGTTTTCGGTGGAGAACATCTTTGACCTGTTTCCAACAGAGCTTTACGGCGAGGAAGGTCCGACTGGACCAAAGGAAAAGGATAATTGGGTAGGAGATGAAAGAAGTTGA